A single Nicotiana tabacum cultivar K326 chromosome 5, ASM71507v2, whole genome shotgun sequence DNA region contains:
- the LOC107769730 gene encoding mediator of RNA polymerase II transcription subunit 30-like produces MEEKGGTMANPKTIQELAVEGQKHLEDTIEAAHQILSAMNDELCNPTLWSTTPNTAATTSANAVMSNGQQQHHSNGGGDVSSDNSSSSSASAQQHLDIGGGALDESRLRYKSSIACLRSVLTAISNSQKAKALEAASASGSLSAADQAEIEQLEERASTLKKELVDKNKHLKLLIDQLRYLLSDLSTWQSPCST; encoded by the exons atggaggaaaaaggcGGCACAATGGCAAACCCTAAAACAATACAAGAACTAGCAGTAGAAGGACAAAAGCATTTAGAAGACACAATAGAAGCAGCACATCAAATTCTCTCCGCCATGAACGACGAGCTCTGCAACCCTACACTCTGGTCAACTACTCCAAATACGGCCGCTACTACTTCTGCTAACGCCGTTATGAGTAACGGACAGCAGCAGCATCATTCTAACGGCGGCGGCGACGTTTCCTCGGATAATTCTTCGTCTTCTTCGGCTTCGGCTCAACAACACTTGGATATTGGGGGCGGTGCCCTTGATGAGTCACGTCTCCGTTATAAGTCGTCAATTGCTTGCTTGCGTTCTGTTCTTACGGCTATTTCTAATTCTCAGAAG GCAAAAGCATTGGAAGCTGCTTCTGCTAGTGGTTCACTATCTGCTGCAGATCAAGCTGAAATTGAGCAGCTGGAGGAACGTGCCTCTACGTTAAAAAAG GAACTTGTAGACAAGAACAAGCATCTCAAGCTTCTGATTGATCAGCTTCGATATCTTCTTTCTGACCTATCAACATGGCAAAGTCCCTGTTCTACATGA